In Firmicutes bacterium ASF500, a single genomic region encodes these proteins:
- the metK_4 gene encoding S-adenosylmethionine synthase, whose product MRDNYVLTAESVTEGHPDKLCDAIADSVLDACLKNDPAARVACEVMATAGKIIVAGEITASGLPDIPAIVCRTVRETGYGSDYEVEVITHDQSCDIAGAVSQDVQMGAGDQGIVYGFACSETAELLPLPVVLAHRLTLLLTNARKTGTIQGLGPDGKAQVSVEYQGGKPHRIAVVVVSCQHDADKDMDELRREITRHVIVPALRDLYPDHKTEAFINPSGRFVLGGFEADTGLTGRKLMADTYGGLAPHGGGALSGKDGSKVDRSGAYIARYIAKNIVAAGLAEKCTVSLAYAIGRAEPVAVDIDAHQTGKYPEAVLEQAVQTVFDLTPARMISALGLDRPIFAQFYNYGHFTHQDAPWEQTDQATALAEACQMSVAGVFTR is encoded by the coding sequence ATGAGAGATAATTACGTTCTGACCGCTGAGTCGGTCACCGAGGGCCACCCGGACAAGCTGTGCGACGCCATTGCCGACAGCGTCCTGGACGCCTGCCTGAAGAATGACCCCGCCGCCCGTGTGGCCTGCGAGGTCATGGCCACCGCGGGAAAGATCATCGTGGCCGGGGAGATCACTGCCAGCGGCCTGCCGGACATCCCTGCCATCGTCTGCCGGACTGTTCGGGAAACCGGCTATGGATCGGACTATGAGGTGGAGGTCATCACCCATGACCAGAGCTGCGATATCGCCGGCGCAGTTTCCCAGGATGTCCAGATGGGCGCCGGCGACCAGGGCATCGTGTACGGTTTCGCCTGTTCGGAGACGGCGGAACTGCTGCCACTGCCCGTAGTGCTGGCCCACCGGCTGACTCTGTTGCTCACCAATGCCCGCAAGACGGGGACCATCCAGGGCTTGGGGCCGGACGGCAAGGCCCAGGTGTCCGTGGAGTACCAGGGCGGCAAGCCCCACCGGATCGCCGTTGTGGTGGTCTCCTGCCAGCATGACGCGGACAAGGATATGGACGAGCTGCGCCGGGAGATCACGCGGCACGTCATCGTCCCCGCCCTGCGGGATCTGTACCCGGACCACAAGACGGAGGCTTTTATCAATCCCTCCGGGCGGTTCGTGCTGGGCGGCTTTGAGGCGGACACCGGCCTGACGGGCCGGAAGCTGATGGCGGACACCTACGGCGGGCTGGCCCCCCATGGCGGCGGGGCACTGTCCGGGAAGGACGGCAGCAAGGTAGACCGCAGCGGGGCCTACATAGCCCGGTACATCGCCAAGAATATCGTGGCCGCTGGGCTGGCGGAGAAATGCACCGTCAGCCTCGCCTACGCCATCGGCAGGGCCGAGCCGGTGGCGGTGGACATCGACGCCCACCAGACCGGGAAATACCCGGAGGCTGTGCTGGAGCAGGCTGTCCAGACTGTGTTTGACCTGACCCCCGCCAGGATGATCTCCGCCCTGGGGCTGGACCGTCCCATCTTCGCGCAGTTCTACAACTACGGGCACTTCACTCACCAGGACGCCCCCTGGGAACAGACGGATCAGGCCACGGCCTTAGCGGAAGCCTGCCAGATGTCGGTGGCCGGGGTATTCACCCGGTGA